The Naumovozyma dairenensis CBS 421 chromosome 3, complete genome genome has a window encoding:
- the SYM1 gene encoding ethanol metabolism protein (similar to Saccharomyces cerevisiae SYM1 (YLR251W); ancestral locus Anc_1.384): MSKLLLLYTNALKRRPKTTNAIMTGSLFGLGDISAQLLFPTEGKLTNKYDYARTSRAIIYGSLIFSFIGDRWYKILNNKVNLPFQVKNYSTQLTMLYRVVIDQLLFAPLGVPFYFGCMTALEGQPKEVAKLKIKEQWWPTLKTNWMIWPLFQSINFSLVPVQHRLLVVNVMAIFWNTYLSYTNSKIVVGKEKYPVFYPPVIE; encoded by the coding sequence ATGTCAAAACTACTACTGCTGTATACCAATGCATTAAAAAGACGTCCCAAGACTACTAATGCTATCATGACTGGTTCTTTATTCGGACTGGGAGATATTAGTGCCCAGCTTTTATTCCCCACTGAAGGTAAACTTACTAATAAATACGATTATGCAAGAACTTCAAGAGCCATCATATACGGTTCATTAATTTTCTCCTTTATAGGTGATAGATGGTATAAGATATTGAATAACAAGGTGAATTTACCCTTTCAAGTTAAAAATTATAGTACTCAATTGACAATGCTTTATAGAGTCGTCATTgatcaattattatttgccCCATTGGGTGTTCCATTTTATTTCGGTTGTATGACCGCCTTGGAAGGCCAACCAAAAGAAGTTgccaaattgaaaattaaagaaCAATGGTGGCCCACTTTGAAAACAAATTGGATGATTTGGCCTCTTTTCCAATCTATTAATTTCTCATTGGTACCTGTTCAACATCGTTTGTTAGTGGTTAATGTAATGGCTATATTTTGGAACACTTATCTTTCTTATACTAATTCGAAAATTGTCGTGGGCAAAGAAAAGTACCCCGTTTTTTATCCTCCTGTAATAGAATAA
- the TFC8 gene encoding transcription factor TFIIIC subunit TFC8 (similar to Saccharomyces cerevisiae TFC8 (YPL007C); ancestral locus Anc_8.82), giving the protein MKTLKDLVINRKEFKPWSENITWATDGTLYLNTYPTITVGQPIFVKDIKGHSKHLFYLEELKVDSEIPNKLEFDIAEENTLLNSQPISYTRSCKPSPNCHDVFAVLTTNGNVLVCDKGKWGCYLDTPDTTHGLASRIYHSMEWSPDGHYLLAGNELGQLVVFKENTQADGIVSFEYNCIISLLPLIDQNLWVTNIKWTEDDTIIAILDDNSMFAITWDYSNIQKNTVMQLMASSRFKIVDFQKIKDYVVVTSSGYFHKINLIKNETSSLEIGPNDGYKIIPLGKTSDEVILLSNKTSCKLNLNEELNLLVDDVISPLLEKSVKKWNAVWNEYNKYETTLFIYGVAVSPDGYSLAILYDIEKISMKYRITSQLQYNIMFIPLNTSWELSNQATGFAKYQTYNIYDKMLPTNGELNLAKINEYRPNFDTNIDFKSYLQLILKDKVINNLLFLNFIGETTSIYLIRKLIYQYGLGHQNELVNEIDKAAFQSLSCVLEEASSINVDQVTIKGDYIEETFGFKDSTNTIISNDGNTWNRCAATLLPLLTTKVKICLVTKTRVIDITRDTQNEYGWFTKTLLEVFGDTSIYCGSKMKSS; this is encoded by the coding sequence ATGAAGACTCTCAAAGACCTAGTGATTAATAGAAAGGAATTTAAACCGTGGAGTGAGAATATAACATGGGCCACAGATGGGACCCTTTACTTAAACACTTATCCAACAATAACAGTTGGCCAACCCATTTTCgtgaaagatataaaaggCCATAGCAaacatttattttatttggaAGAACTGAAAGTCGATTCTGAGATACCTAATAAGTTAGAGTTCGATATTGCCGAGGAAAACACTTTACTTAATTCCCAACCAATATCATACACAAGAAGCTGTAAACCATCTCCTAATTGCCATGATGTATTTGCTGTTTTGACCACTAATGGTAATGTTTTGGTTTGTGATAAGGGGAAATGGGGATGCTATTTGGATACACCGGATACTACACATGGTCTAGCATCTAGAATATATCATTCTATGGAATGGAGTCCCGATGGACATTATTTATTGGCAGGTAACGAGCTTGGTCAATTGGTtgtttttaaagaaaatacgCAAGCTGATGGAATTGTATCGTTCGAATACAACTGTATAATATCATTGTTACCTCTAATAGATCAAAATTTGTGGGTGACGAACATAAAATGGACTGAAGATGATACAATTATTGCAATTTTGGATGATAACTCGATGTTTGCTATCACATGGGACTATAGTAacatacaaaaaaatacagTGATGCAGCTGATGGCCTCTTCCAGGTTTAAGATAGTggattttcaaaaaattaaagattatGTAGTCGTGACTTCGTCGGGGTATTTCCataaaattaatttaataaaaaatgaaacatcATCTTTAGAAATTGGACCTAATGATGGCTATAAAATTATTCCATTAGGGAAAACGTCCGATGAAGTTATTCtgttatcaaataaaacatCATGTAAGttgaatttaaatgaaGAGTTAAACCTTTTAGTAGATGATGTGATCTCGccattattagaaaaaagTGTTAAAAAATGGAACGCAGTTTGGAATGAATACAATAAATATGAAACAACATTATTCATATATGGTGTCGCGGTTTCTCCAGATGGTTATTCACTGGCTATACTCTATgacattgaaaaaatatcgATGAAATATAGAATCACCTCACAActacaatataatataatgtttATTCCTTTAAATACTTCATGGGAACTTTCTAATCAAGCAACTGGATTTGCGAAATATCAGACttacaatatatatgataaaaTGCTACCCACTAACGGAGAATTGAATCTTGCAAAAATCAATGAGTATCGTCCAAATTTTGACAcaaatattgattttaaaaGCTATCTACAACTTATACTTAAAGataaagtaataaataatttgcTCTTCCTAAATTTCATAGGAGAAACTACATCTATCTATTTGATTAGAAAGCTAATATATCAATATGGATTAGGACATCAAAACGAACTTGTCAATGAAATAGATAAAGCAGCATTCCAATCATTATCCTGTGTTTTAGAAGAAGCATCTTCCATAAATGTGGATCAAGTTACGATAAAAGGTGATTACATTGAGGAGACATTTGGTTTTAAAGATTCTACTAACACTATTATCTCTAATGATGGAAATACTTGGAATAGATGCGCTGCCACACTATTGCCATTATTAACTACAAAAGTGAAAATATGTTTGGTAACGAAGACACGCGTTATTGACATTACTAGAGATACTCAAAATGAATATGGTTGGTTCACGAAAACATTACTAGAAGTATTTGGCGACACTAGCATATATTGTGGAAGTAAAATGAAGAGTTcttga
- the NCR1 gene encoding sphingolipid transporter (similar to Saccharomyces cerevisiae NCR1 (YPL006W); ancestral locus Anc_8.83), with the protein MLLHPILRMSTIALSTITLIDATKVPQCALYDNCGKTSVFGSELPCVIPKDDLSFQPEPPTQELRDFVADVCGEEWKDVDSLCCTMDQMKSLKENLKKAHPLISSCPACMKNFDSLFCHFTCSPQQSEFVNVTKTTKSKTDKTVVDELSVFMNSSWASEFYESCKNVKFSATNGYAMDLIGGGAKNYSQFLKFLGDKKPLLGGSPFQINYLYDIPPSSGKEDEFDYFNESVYACNDEEYRCACSDCELSCPELKPLKQGTHTVANIPVFSFVVLIFYIVVGVLLIPVYLHTLREKQRILKITELESDDSINTSSNLEIQQQQSDEDEDHEEEADVPDNSSYSLNIYMSRVLTQVGKISVNNPKIILSITIIIISFFSILFGLFGELERNPINLWVSKNSVKYKEKQYFDEHFGPFYRTEQVFVVNETGPVLSYETMDWWFKTEQEITESLQSSENVTYQDLCFRPTEDSTCVIESMTQYFQGQLPDEDSWEREIRSCARSPVNCLPTFQQPLKEELLFSDPNPLEANAFVVTFLLSNHSDSAELWEHQLEKYLLNLDIPEGLRISFSTEISLEKELNDNNDVFVVCASYLVMFLYASWALKRKLGGTRILLGFTGILIVISSAVCAAGLLSFLGIKSTLIIAEVIPFLILAIGIDNIFLITHEYDRLRDRMPDIPINEIIIKTISRISPSIILSFLCQAGCFSIAALVSMPAVRNFALYSAVALLFNVILQLTAYISVLTLYENYFFQDEYKRVTDGDDGMQDNEGAFKKSYEKVLKKKTYILCFFVIWTAASLFFIPYIEFGLDQTMAIPQTSYLVDYFHDIYDYLKVGPPVYFVIKNLNLKERENQRKICGKFTTCDQYSVANILEKERSRSTIVEPVANWFDDFMTFLNPQLDQCCRFKKGTTDVCPPFASPRSCETCYKQGEWDITMQGFPEGDQFMKFFDMWIDTPSDPCPLGGKAPYSTAVSYSETGIISSTFRTAHKPLTSQKDFIDAYNDAIRISESFEGLEVFAYSPFYIFFVQYRTLLSLTLTLVFSALALIAFVSGILLGSLKTALLVSVIVSMVMIDIGSIMVWANIPLNAVSLVNLVICVGLAVEFCIHIVRAYTVVPKGIDTDRDSRVLYAMSTVGESVLKGITLTKFIGVCVLAFAQSKIFEVFYFRMWFSLIIVASIHALLFTPVLLSFIGGDYSIDKMLEDSSN; encoded by the coding sequence ATGCTGCTACATCCTATACTAAGGATGAGCACGATAGCGCTATCTACAATAACCCTCATCGATGCAACTAAAGTCCCGCAATGTGCCCTATATGATAATTGTGGTAAAACTTCTGTCTTCGGTAGTGAACTACCATGCGTGATACCCAAAGATGATCTTAGTTTCCAACCGGAACCTCCTACCCAAGAGCTTAGAGACTTCGTCGCCGATGTTTGTGGAGAAGAATGGAAAGATGTAGATTCATTATGTTGTACAATGGATCAAATGAAAAGTTTAAAAGAAAACCTCAAAAAGGCACatcctttaatttcttcatgtCCAGCATGTATGAAGAACTTTGACTCGCTATTTTGTCATTTTACATGTTCTCCTCAACAAAGTGAATTCGTTAATGTTACCAAGACTACGAAATCGAAAACTGATAAAACAGTAGTGGATGAATTATCTGTGTTTATGAACTCTTCTTGGGCTTCTGAATTCTACGAATCATGTAAGAATGTCAAATTCTCAGCTACTAATGGTTATGCAATGGATCTTATTGGTGGTGGTGCTAAGAATTATTctcaatttttgaaatttttaggTGACAAGAAACCATTATTAGGAGGATCTCCATTccaaataaattatctgTACGATATCCCACCATCCTCTGgcaaagaagatgaattcGATTATTTTAATGAATCTGTTTATGCATGCAATGATGAGGAATATAGATGTGCTTGCTCTGATTGTGAACTTTCATGCCCTGAATTGAAACCGTTGAAGCAAGGTACTCATACTGTTGCTAATATCCCAGTTTTTTCATTCGTAGTCTTAATATTCTACATTGTGGTTGGTGTCTTATTGATCCCAGTTTACCTACATACTTTAAGAGAAAAGCaaagaatattaaagattACAGAATTGGAGTCAGACGATAGTATTAATACCAGTAGTAATTTGGAAatccaacaacaacaatctgatgaggatgaggatcatgaagaagaagctgaTGTCCCAGATAATTCTTCGTATTCTTTGAACATTTATATGTCTCGGGTTTTAACACAAGTTGGCAAAATTTCAGTCAACAACCCTAAAATTATTCTATCaattaccattatcattatctcATTTTTCTCAATCTTATTCGGTTTGTTTGGagaattagaaagaaaTCCTATTAATCTATGGGTTAGTAAAAACTCAGTCAAATACAAAGAGaaacaatattttgatgaaCATTTTGGTCCATTTTATAGAACAGAGCAAGTTTTTGTCGTGAACGAGACTGGTCCCGTATTATCTTATGAAACCATGGATTGGTGGTTCAAAACAGAGCAAGAAATTACTGAATCGTTACAATCTTCAGAAAATGTTACTTATCAAGATCTATGTTTTAGACCAACTGAAGATTCCACTTGTGTCATTGAATCTATGACACAGTATTTCCAAGGGCAATTGCCTGATGAGGATTCATGGGAAAGAGAAATCCGCAGTTGCGCTCGATCTCCTGTGAATTGTTTGCCAACCTTCCAGCAACCTTTGAAAGAGGAATTGCTTTTCAGTGATCCTAATCCGTTGGAGGCAAATGCATTTGTTGTGACATTCTTATTAAGTAACCACAGTGATTCTGCAGAATTATGGGAACatcaattagaaaaatatttgttaAACTTAGATATACCAGAAGGGTTAAGAATTAGTTTCAGCACAGAAATATCTTTGGAGAAGGAACTAAATGACAACAATGATGTTTTCGTTGTTTGTGCCTCATATTTGGTAATGTTTTTATACGCTTCTTGGGctttaaaaagaaaattagGTGGTACTAGAATACTTTTAGGGTTCACAGGTATCTTAATTGTTATATCATCCGCAGTTTGTGCTGCTGGTTTATTAAGTTTCCTAGGTATTAAATCGACATTAATTATTGCAGAAGTTATTccatttttaatattagcCATTGGtatagataatattttcctaATTACACACGAATATGATCGTTTAAGAGACAGAATGCCTGATATTCCgatcaatgaaataattataaagaCAATTTCGAGGATATCACCTtcaattatattatcattccTTTGCCAAGCTGGTTGTTTTTCTATTGCAGCACTCGTGTCGATGCCGGCTGTTAGAAATTTTGCATTATATTCTGCAGTTGCCCTTCTGTTTAATGTGATTTTACAACTGACCGCCTACATATCTGTTTTAACATTATATGAAAATTACTTCTTTCAAGACGAATATAAACGTGTGACCGATGGAGACGATGGAATGCAGGATAACGAAGGTGCGTTTAAAAAGAGTTACGAGAAAGtcttaaagaagaaaacgTACATTTTATGCTTCTTCGTAATATGGACTGCTGCGTCGTTATTTTTCATCCCATATATTGAATTCGGATTAGATCAAACGATGGCAATCCCACAAACATCATATTTAGTAGATTATTTTCATGACATatatgattatttaaaagttGGACCACCAGTATATTTCGTCATTAAGAATCTAAATTTAAAGGAAAGAGAAAATCAACGGAAAATATGTGGTAAATTCACTACATGTGATCAGTATTCTGTTGCTAACATTTTAGAGAAGGAAAGGTCAAGATCGACAATTGTTGAACCTGTAGCTAACTGGtttgatgattttatgACTTTTTTGAATCCACAATTGGATCAATGCTGTCGTTTCAAAAAAGGAACAACAGATGTATGTCCACCATTTGCATCACCAAGAAGTTGTGAAACATGTTACAAACAAGGTGAATGGGATATTACTATGCAAGGGTTCCCGGAAGGAGATCAGTTTATGAAATTCTTTGATATGTGGATTGATACACCAAGTGATCCATGCCCTCTTGGTGGCAAAGCTCCATATTCCACAGCAGTTTCCTATAGCGAAACTGGTATAATCTCATCAACTTTCCGTACTGCACATAAGCCGTTAACGTCACAGAAGGATTTCATTGATGCCTATAATGATGCCATCAGAATATCAGAATCATTTGAAGGTTTAGAGGTTTTTGCTTACTCTCctttctatatattttttgttcaaTATCGAACCTTACTATCATTGACTTTGACGCTAGTGTTTAGTGCTTTAGCATTGATTGCATTTGTTTCTGGAATCTTACTAGGATCGTTGAAGACTGCCCTGTTGGTATCTGTTATTGTCTCTATGGTCATGATTGATATTGGATCAATTATGGTTTGGGCGAATATTCCATTAAATGCCGTTAGTTTAGTGAATTTGGTCATTTGTGTTGGTTTGGCTGTGGAATTTTGTATTCATATTGTCAGAGCTTACACTGTTGTACCCAAAGGAATAGACACTGATCGAGATTCAAGGGTATTATATGCAATGAGTACTGTCGGTGAATCTGTATTGAAAGGTATTACATTAACGAAGTTTATTGGTGTATGTGTCTTAGCATTTGCCCAATCCAAGATTTTTGaagttttttatttccGTATGTGGTTTTCTTTGATCATTGTTGCATCTATCCATGCTCTATTGTTTACACCTGTATTGCTATCCTTTATTGGTGGTgattattcaattgataaaatgTTGGAAGACAGTtctaattga
- the LSP1 gene encoding lipid-binding protein LSP1 (similar to Saccharomyces cerevisiae LSP1 (YPL004C); ancestral locus Anc_8.85), with amino-acid sequence MHKTYSLRNQRAPTASELQAPPPPPSTTKSKFFGKASIASSFRKSTAGNFGPELSRKLSQLVKTEKSVLRALEVVANERRAAARQLSLWGYDNDDDVSDVTDKLGVLMYELGELQDQFIDKYDQYRVTMKSIRNIEASVQPSRDRKEKITDEIAHLKYKEPNSTKIPVLEQELVRAEAESLVAEAQLSNITREKLKAAYHYLFDSMTEMAEKFALIAGYGKALLELLDDSPVTPGESRPAYDGYDASRQIIMDAEAALESWTLNDAVVKPTLSFRQTMDDVYEEVDEDEEEDEDEANAHQLLQHEQEEDEQQELPEQRDLEPIGGIGESLENEEPEEPNGY; translated from the coding sequence ATGCATAAAACTTATTCCTTGAGAAATCAAAGAGCACCCACTGCATCTGAACTACAAGCTCCTCCACCACCTccatcaacaacaaaatcCAAATTCTTCGGTAAGGCATCTATTGCTTCATCATTCAGGAAATCCACAGCAGGTAATTTTGGTCCTGaattatcaagaaaattatcTCAATTAGTGAAAACTGAAAAGAGTGTCCTAAGAGCCTTAGAAGTCGTCGCTAATGAACGTCGTGCTGCTGCAAGACAATTATCATTATGGGGGTacgataatgatgatgatgtttcAGACGTGACTGATAAATTAGGTGTCCTTATGTATGAATTAGGTGAATTACAAGATCAATTCATTGACAAATATGATCAATATCGTGTCACTATGAAATCTATTAGAAATATTGAAGCATCTGTCCAACCTTCAAGAGATCGtaaggaaaaaattactGATGAAATTGCacatttgaaatataagGAACCAAATTCTACTAAGATTCCTGTCTTGGAACAAGAATTAGTAAGAGCTGAAGCTGAAAGTTTAGTCGCTGAAGCGCAATTGTCAAATATCacaagagaaaaattgaaagcagcttaccattatttattCGATTCTATGACTGAAATGGCTGAAAAATTCGCTTTGATTGCTGGTTATGGGAAAGctttattagaattattagatgattCGCCTGTGACTCCTGGTGAATCAAGACCTGCTTATGACGGTTACGATGCTTCCAGACAAATCATCATGGATGCTGAAGCTGCATTAGAATCTTGGACTTTGAACGATGCAGTTGTTAAGCCAACTTTATCATTCCGTCAAACAATGGACGATGTTTATGAAGAAGTggacgaagatgaagaagaagatgaagatgaggCAAATGCTCATCAATTATTACAAcatgaacaagaagaagatgaacaacaagaatTACCAGAACAAAGAGATTTGGAACCTATCGGTGGTATTGGTGAATCATTAGAGAATGAGGAACCTGAAGAACCTAATGGTTATTAA
- the AEP3 gene encoding Aep3p (similar to Saccharomyces cerevisiae AEP3 (YPL005W); ancestral locus Anc_8.84), translated as MNVLRRLNTILASNSNSAKVTSAFNLSAIPSPVIEIRPSQFLQRKPTTNTNTNTASTRTTTRTSSRISLRETKSKVQFPNDTIDNIFNEIDESRATTKEIKSKHKKSNQTPSNTSQHKRDPSIRECQEYINNIRSSVGKGSYYERKSIRERLISLSPHSFARTSIQDNYDSQRALEIYNVNKNIKTNPEYKYIKSEKNREFLSRILPLLINLTPNISSSNYLRNNNEEEGKTIRKFPKFTTDEVPPIPDFQNDPQVLQDFIGLLTHTTFYYRNSSKLNGIIPKILRNLIHPTNLKTLKLRTITNFNDLIYFYSNRFDFASVRELFKQSQLENIQPNTMTFNLLLRSILKNSQIRKINPVVNEIEWVLLKMEKCSVNANYITWLTLYNFLQDNLSRDVFINQMHTKGFPINRNEFIYTVMRNNDEYTGLQILEFLKNNNIGFNDGIFTTKLINLCIERFLSKQDQKNLNYAWIILKYFGNENKSLLNYKTLNCFLENFAKHGRIDLSLMIFNVCTKRFAILPNFDSFEMLFKSLVINGYTKNFPMVLKYLKKLKKSYNYEERNTYWIVKAELISKYNCLKHFTEADFIKCEKLLSPDSFTWDAKTLIWRTWQQPSSSLRKRLRYLGCFSGNRHTKFSNKFLKYDGTPQYDSSVKTSKYITSSLDIAIKKNDERERIKLFAVKRAMFKRVPYAEEPFESLKKELKERNIIKN; from the coding sequence ATGAATGTACTCCGAAGACTTAATACGATCCTCGCTTCAAACAGTAACTCGGCTAAAGTTACATCTGCATTCAACCTCTCTGCTATTCCTTCTCCTGTTATTGAAATAAGGCCTAGTCAATTTTTACAGAGGAAACCAACCACCAATACGAATACCAATACTGCTTCAACACGAACTACAACAAGAACATCATCCCGAATATCTCTAAGGGAAACTAAGAGCAAAGTTCAATTTCCTAATGATACTatagataatatatttaatgaaattgatgaaagCAGGGCCACTACAAAGGAGATTAAAAGCAAGCATAAAAAATCTAATCAAACTCCCTCGAACACATCCCAGCATAAACGTGATCCAAGCATTAGAGAATGtcaagaatatataaataacaTTAGGTCATCGGTTGGTAAGGGGTCTTATTACGAAAGGAAATCAATCAGAGAACGACTTATTTCATTGAGTCCGCATTCCTTTGCTCGTACTTCTATTCAAGATAATTATGACTCGCAGAGAGCATTAGAGATTTATAATgttaacaaaaatataaaaacaaatccggaatataaatatattaagaGTGAAAAGAATCGAGAATTTCTCTCGAGGATTTTACCattattgattaatttGACCCCCAATATCAGCAGTTCAAATTATCTGCGGAACAAtaacgaagaagaaggaaaaacaATTAGGAAATTTCCTAAGTTTACAACAGATGAAGTACCACCAATCCCtgatttccaaaatgatCCACAAGTTTTACAAGATTTTATCGGCTTATTGACACATACAACATTTTACTATAGGAATTCTTCCAAATTAAATGGTATTATACCGAAAATATTAAGGAACTTAATCCATCcaacaaatttgaaaactttaaaaCTTAGAACAATTActaattttaatgatttaatttatttctaCAGTAACAGATTCGATTTTGCCTCTGTAAGAGAATTATTCAAACAATCACAATTAGAAAACATTCAACCCAACACAATGACATTTAATCTATTATTAAGATcgattttgaaaaattctcaAATTAGGAAAATTAACCCAGTGGtcaatgaaattgaatggGTATTACTAAAGATGGAGAAATGTTCAGTGAATGCAAATTATATCACCTGGCTTACATTGTATAATTTCTTACAGgataatttatcaagagATGTGTTTATTAATCAAATGCATACGAAGGGGTTCCCAATAAATAGAAATGAGTTTATTTATACAGTAATGCggaataatgatgaatataCCGGATTAcaaattttggaatttttgaaaaataataatattgggTTTAATGATGGCATTTTTACTACGAAGTTGATTAATCTTTGTATTGAAAGGTTTTTATCAAAACAAGATCAAAAAAATCTGAATTATGCATggataattttgaaatattttggtaatgaaaataaatctttgTTAAACTATAAGACGTTGAATTGTttcttggaaaattttGCTAAACATGGTAGAATTGATCTTTCTTTGATGATCTTTAACGTTTGTACAAAACGATTCGCTATCTTACCTAATTTTGATAGTTTTGAAATGTTATTCAAATCGCTGGTTATAAATGGATATACTAAAAATTTCCCAATggttttaaaatatttaaagaaattaaagaaaagttaTAATTATGAGGAAAGGAATACATATTGGATTGTGAAAGCGGAACTAATATCCAAGTATAATTGTTTGAAACATTTTACTGAAGCGGACTTTATTAAATGTGAAAAATTGTTATCTCCTGATTCATTTACGTGGGATGCTAAAACTCTCATTTGGCGAACCTGGCAACAACCAAGTTCGTCACTTAGGAAGAGATTACGTTACCTAGGTTGCTTTAGTGGTAACCGTCATACGAAATTTAGTAACAAATTCTTAAAGTATGATGGTACACCTCAATATGATAGTTCCGTGAAAACGAGTAAATATATCACATCATCACTAGACATTGCAATAAAGAAGAACGATGAAAGGGAGAGGATTAAACTTTTTGCTGTTAAGAGGGCCATGTTTAAGAGAGTACCTTATGCGGAAGAACCATTTGAAagtttgaaaaaagaacttaaagaaagaaatattataaagaattga